One Oceanicoccus sagamiensis genomic region harbors:
- a CDS encoding glycosyltransferase: protein MIIIVYSEENEDSIKDNLGAPAYSYYFVLKSFLPALEQLGKVMVVEKPQDADEIYAKANGEHCVFLSFTAPHETEINLKCPTIPVFAWEFYNIPDEFWDGDISNDWRFVLGKLGWAITHSRFTVESVQTAVRVDYPVISVPAPVWDGYAPESAAEIGQVVDNFSLAVEGLSFDSRDCAVDDHLNGGELSKAISNEARQFDITGITYTTIFNPIDGRKNWPELMWAFCWAFKEQENATLILKLAAHRADDMVDALLSDLSRATPFKCRVIVIAGYLDQVNYDVLLNNTTYIVNASRGEGQCLPLMEYMARGKPAIAPKHTGMEDYIDESAAFIVRTSLEPSHWPHDPRHSYRTLRHRINWESLIEAYEASYQVAVNDQQTYASMGRRASEILEQHCSLRVTVDKLRAFFDDHRTMSERYKQRRNTG from the coding sequence ATGATTATTATTGTGTACTCGGAAGAAAACGAAGACTCTATAAAGGATAACCTTGGTGCTCCTGCTTATAGTTATTACTTTGTCTTAAAATCTTTTCTTCCCGCGCTAGAACAGTTGGGTAAAGTGATGGTGGTTGAAAAACCACAGGACGCCGATGAAATTTATGCCAAGGCTAACGGCGAGCACTGCGTCTTTCTTTCCTTTACGGCTCCCCATGAAACAGAGATCAATCTTAAGTGCCCAACCATCCCGGTATTTGCCTGGGAGTTTTATAATATCCCTGACGAATTTTGGGATGGTGATATCAGCAATGACTGGCGTTTTGTCTTGGGTAAACTGGGTTGGGCGATAACCCATTCGCGTTTTACCGTTGAGTCAGTCCAGACTGCGGTTAGAGTTGATTACCCGGTTATCTCAGTACCTGCCCCGGTATGGGACGGTTATGCCCCTGAATCTGCTGCCGAGATTGGTCAGGTGGTGGATAATTTTAGCCTTGCGGTTGAGGGATTATCTTTCGATAGCAGAGATTGTGCTGTCGATGACCATCTGAACGGCGGTGAGCTTTCCAAGGCAATCAGCAACGAAGCTCGCCAGTTTGATATTACTGGCATCACCTATACCACGATTTTTAATCCTATTGATGGCCGTAAAAATTGGCCTGAGCTGATGTGGGCCTTTTGCTGGGCTTTTAAAGAACAGGAAAACGCCACCCTGATTCTTAAGTTAGCAGCACACCGCGCCGACGATATGGTGGATGCTTTATTATCCGACCTGAGCCGTGCCACACCTTTTAAATGTCGGGTAATTGTTATTGCCGGTTATCTTGATCAGGTTAATTATGATGTGCTGTTAAATAATACGACATATATTGTTAACGCCTCCCGGGGGGAGGGGCAGTGCCTGCCGCTAATGGAATATATGGCCCGGGGTAAACCGGCTATTGCGCCAAAACATACCGGGATGGAGGACTATATCGATGAGTCCGCGGCCTTTATTGTACGCACCAGTCTGGAACCCAGTCACTGGCCCCATGATCCTCGCCATTCCTATAGAACACTAAGGCATCGTATTAATTGGGAATCATTGATTGAAGCTTACGAGGCCAGTTACCAGGTAGCTGTTAATGATCAACAAACCTATGCCAGTATGGGGCGGCGTGCCAGCGAAATACTTGAGCAACACTGCTCGCTTAGGGTCACGGTGGATAAGCTACGCGCATTTTTTGATGACCATCGAACAATGAGCGAACGCTATAAGCAGCGCCGCAATACTGGTTAG
- a CDS encoding glycosyltransferase family 4 protein translates to MKIGVDARPLCYPGTGIHRYTIELLKRMTALGGDEWFLYSDRQYDKTELSGDNIHHRCGNYQLPKLSTLYAQLLFPHWAKKDQIDVFWSPRHNLPLALSSSTPSVVTIHDLVWIHYGSTMTQFGRLLESILMPRAIASSKIVVAVSEFTRCDIKQNFPYAENKTQVVTGASCLSPDTVTLDKTVSDQKNYFLFVSTLEPRKNLNRLLLSYKQYLDKTPEPLPLKIAGGSGWGGVSIESVIAQHGISAHVSLLGQVTDQQLAQLYKNAYALLMPSLYEGFGLPIVEAMSQGVPVITSNLSAMKEVAGAGGILVDPYSVEEMCDALSKITSDSEHYQQLAAAALLQSQKYNWEKSAATMLNILHQSTKL, encoded by the coding sequence GTGAAAATCGGAGTTGATGCCCGCCCTCTTTGCTACCCTGGTACCGGTATCCACCGCTATACCATAGAGCTGTTAAAACGAATGACAGCCCTGGGGGGGGACGAGTGGTTTTTATATTCTGACCGGCAATATGATAAAACTGAACTGAGCGGGGATAATATTCACCACCGCTGTGGTAACTACCAACTACCCAAGCTCAGCACGCTGTATGCACAACTGCTGTTTCCGCACTGGGCAAAAAAAGACCAGATTGATGTCTTCTGGTCACCGCGCCATAATCTGCCCTTAGCGCTATCAAGCAGTACGCCCTCAGTAGTGACTATCCACGACCTTGTATGGATCCACTATGGCTCAACGATGACGCAATTTGGCAGGCTTCTGGAATCTATTTTAATGCCAAGGGCCATCGCATCTTCCAAAATAGTCGTCGCCGTCTCAGAATTTACCCGCTGTGATATTAAACAGAACTTTCCCTATGCCGAGAACAAAACTCAGGTGGTCACCGGAGCCAGCTGTTTAAGCCCAGACACAGTGACACTGGATAAAACCGTATCGGACCAAAAGAATTATTTTCTGTTTGTCAGCACACTGGAGCCCAGAAAAAACCTTAATCGCCTGCTTTTATCCTACAAACAATATCTGGATAAGACCCCTGAACCCCTGCCCTTAAAAATTGCTGGCGGAAGCGGCTGGGGAGGCGTATCTATTGAAAGCGTTATCGCCCAACATGGCATAAGCGCCCACGTCAGCTTATTAGGTCAGGTGACAGATCAACAATTGGCCCAACTATACAAGAACGCCTATGCACTGCTTATGCCTTCATTATATGAAGGTTTTGGCCTGCCCATTGTAGAAGCGATGTCACAGGGTGTACCCGTTATCACCTCCAACCTGTCTGCCATGAAAGAAGTTGCCGGGGCAGGTGGAATACTGGTCGACCCCTACTCTGTTGAAGAGATGTGTGATGCCTTAAGTAAGATCACCTCAGACAGCGAGCACTACCAACAATTAGCGGCAGCGGCACTGCTGCAGTCGCAAAAGTATAACTGGGAGAAATCCGCGGCGACGATGTTAAACATACTTCATCAAAGCACCAAGCTATAA
- a CDS encoding MBOAT family O-acyltransferase: protein MLILGVTFNLCLLGYYKYADFLIDNVAAIGLIDKATLNIVLPLAISFFTFQQIAFLVDSYKSITHEYSFTKYVLFVCFFPQLIAGPIVHHAQLIPQFSYQNIKKNLSTKVAKGLSIFTIGLSKKVLIADSLAPIANAVFDNPEQLTLGSVDAWVGAAAYTLQIYFDFSGYSDMAIGLALMFGLYLPINFNSPYKAISIIDFWRRWHMTLSAFLRDYLYIALGGNRKGGLRRYSNLLITMLLGGLWHGANWTFVMWGAMHGVYLVINHSWRYLLNSLGRSSLADSGIYKLLALLLTFFCVLNSWVVFRAASIDDAMALYQSMYSLVPGQLYIADKLSSALGMIAAALAVAFVMPNSLQIIQYPKTTLQSMMGRFFQWRGNALWGATQRCF, encoded by the coding sequence GTGTTAATACTGGGTGTAACCTTTAACCTGTGCTTGCTCGGTTATTATAAATATGCCGATTTTCTGATTGATAACGTTGCGGCGATTGGGCTGATTGATAAAGCCACTCTGAATATTGTTTTACCTCTGGCGATATCGTTCTTTACCTTTCAGCAAATTGCGTTTTTGGTTGATAGTTACAAGTCCATCACCCATGAATATAGCTTTACCAAGTATGTGTTGTTTGTGTGCTTTTTCCCGCAGTTGATTGCCGGACCTATTGTTCACCACGCGCAGCTTATACCGCAGTTTAGCTACCAGAATATCAAGAAGAATCTATCGACTAAAGTAGCCAAAGGGTTGTCGATTTTCACTATCGGTCTGTCCAAAAAAGTATTGATCGCTGATTCTCTGGCACCGATTGCCAATGCGGTATTTGATAATCCTGAACAGTTAACTCTGGGTTCGGTAGATGCCTGGGTGGGCGCAGCGGCTTATACCCTGCAAATTTATTTTGATTTTTCCGGCTATAGCGATATGGCCATTGGTCTGGCATTAATGTTTGGTTTGTATTTGCCGATCAACTTTAACTCCCCCTATAAAGCGATCTCCATTATTGATTTTTGGCGGCGCTGGCATATGACCTTGTCTGCTTTTTTACGGGACTATTTATATATTGCCCTAGGCGGTAACCGAAAAGGGGGGCTTAGGCGCTATAGCAATCTGCTAATTACCATGCTGTTGGGTGGGCTATGGCATGGCGCTAATTGGACCTTTGTAATGTGGGGGGCGATGCACGGGGTCTACCTGGTGATCAATCATAGCTGGCGCTATCTGTTAAATAGCCTGGGCCGGTCATCGCTGGCAGACAGCGGTATATATAAACTGTTAGCCCTGCTATTAACATTTTTCTGTGTGCTTAATAGTTGGGTTGTGTTTAGGGCTGCGTCTATAGATGATGCGATGGCCTTATACCAAAGTATGTATTCTCTGGTGCCTGGCCAGCTGTATATTGCCGATAAACTATCTTCAGCCCTCGGCATGATTGCTGCGGCTTTAGCGGTGGCTTTTGTGATGCCCAATTCGCTGCAAATTATTCAATACCCAAAAACGACACTGCAATCCATGATGGGGCGCTTTTTTCAATGGCGTGGCAACGCTTTATGGGGGGCTACGCAGCGATGCTTTTGA
- a CDS encoding ABC transporter permease, with amino-acid sequence MSLKAEASKNYLGLLWWVIEPTLYLGVFYFVFGMGFRQGGEGFLSYLLCGLVVWKWFDASIKACTVSITQNVGIMYQLYLPKLIFPAIAIVAASFRFIFILAIFLAFLLLTDTNIQASWLWLPLLLLVQMYFIVAVGFLVAAIVPLIPDLRLVVNYVMLMLFFSSGIFFDISLMDERVRDILAYNPFLMIINFYRSVLLSGTPPAFNAMAGIALFSTVLTIINLFIYKRFDRVYPRLAG; translated from the coding sequence ATGAGCTTAAAAGCAGAAGCCTCGAAAAATTATTTGGGCTTATTATGGTGGGTTATCGAACCTACCTTGTATCTCGGTGTATTTTATTTTGTGTTCGGCATGGGGTTTCGTCAGGGTGGTGAGGGCTTTTTAAGTTATTTACTCTGTGGCCTGGTGGTGTGGAAATGGTTTGATGCCAGTATCAAAGCTTGCACGGTATCCATTACCCAGAACGTCGGTATTATGTACCAACTCTATCTACCCAAATTGATATTTCCGGCAATCGCCATTGTTGCCGCCAGCTTTAGGTTTATTTTTATTCTGGCAATATTTTTAGCCTTTTTATTGTTAACGGATACTAATATTCAGGCAAGCTGGCTATGGCTGCCATTACTATTGCTGGTACAAATGTATTTTATTGTCGCCGTGGGCTTTCTAGTCGCGGCTATTGTGCCCTTAATCCCCGACCTGCGACTGGTGGTCAACTATGTCATGCTGATGCTATTTTTTAGCTCGGGTATTTTCTTTGATATCTCACTAATGGATGAACGTGTTAGGGATATTCTTGCCTATAACCCATTTTTAATGATTATTAATTTTTATCGATCCGTACTGCTCAGCGGCACTCCCCCGGCCTTTAATGCCATGGCGGGTATTGCCTTATTCAGCACCGTGCTCACTATCATCAACCTTTTTATATATAAGCGCTTTGACCGCGTTTATCCACGATTAGCAGGTTAA
- a CDS encoding acyltransferase family protein, protein MLRNLQLLRFIAAFLVLVYHSRKVFTALGGDSDWLMAVAQYGGFGVDIFFVISGFVIWHTTFGQAGKSIHCLSFVRRRLFRIYLGYWPYYLLAALALLYIGERDPAVIDWWRSFFLINPTIKHQVLGVSWSLAYELYFYALFTPLLLLSRNTARNLIIVMLVVVIVINKLVLTHKLGIGIVLSPYLIEFFAGCLIAIFMQRMNSRVVIAALVVVMVAALFYAVNYASRFNMGRIEGFGVVAISLVALMVLLENRGLYQAGRWLTFLGDSSYSLYLSHFIVITLLMSFLKGVDLALGQPLVWIIYWAFLLFIIAISALNYHYIERPLYRYALKYWPSPALRQRLKGVPKPVGNKPE, encoded by the coding sequence ATGCTTCGTAATTTACAGCTACTGCGTTTTATTGCCGCTTTTCTGGTGCTGGTTTACCATTCAAGAAAAGTCTTTACTGCCTTGGGTGGCGATAGCGACTGGTTGATGGCAGTGGCTCAATATGGCGGCTTTGGCGTAGATATCTTCTTTGTTATTAGTGGCTTTGTTATTTGGCACACTACCTTTGGTCAAGCCGGTAAATCTATCCACTGTTTATCATTTGTCCGGCGTCGCCTCTTTCGTATCTATCTTGGGTATTGGCCCTATTACTTACTGGCCGCACTGGCGCTGCTCTATATTGGTGAGCGGGACCCGGCGGTGATTGATTGGTGGCGCTCTTTCTTTTTAATCAACCCAACCATTAAGCATCAGGTCTTAGGCGTTTCCTGGAGCCTGGCCTATGAGCTGTACTTTTATGCTCTGTTTACGCCGCTGCTCTTATTATCGCGTAATACGGCGAGAAACCTGATTATTGTGATGTTGGTTGTTGTGATTGTTATCAACAAACTTGTACTCACCCATAAATTGGGTATTGGCATTGTGCTTAGCCCGTATTTGATTGAGTTTTTTGCTGGCTGTTTGATTGCTATCTTTATGCAGCGTATGAACTCGAGGGTGGTCATAGCAGCTCTGGTGGTGGTGATGGTGGCTGCCCTGTTCTACGCCGTGAACTATGCCTCCCGCTTCAATATGGGCCGAATTGAGGGCTTTGGTGTGGTCGCCATCAGCCTGGTGGCACTGATGGTGCTATTAGAGAATCGCGGCTTATACCAAGCTGGGCGTTGGCTGACATTCCTGGGGGATAGTTCCTACTCCTTATATCTCAGTCATTTTATTGTTATTACTTTGCTGATGTCATTCCTGAAGGGGGTGGACCTGGCTCTGGGGCAGCCTCTGGTATGGATAATTTACTGGGCGTTTTTGTTATTTATCATTGCTATTAGTGCCCTAAACTATCACTATATTGAACGGCCTCTCTACCGCTATGCCTTAAAATATTGGCCGTCCCCGGCTTTAAGGCAGCGTTTGAAGGGTGTGCCTAAACCTGTTGGAAACAAGCCTGAATGA
- a CDS encoding FkbM family methyltransferase → MPKLIDNTMLQWLARRLGLASLLSCPLSIPGLDSSLRMLVHGEAEELVSRQIKAQGIWEPGETALLMHFLQPGHVFIDIGANIGYFTVLAAQLVGEQGQVIAFEPDPDNFSLLQKNCRLNNSRAITANVALADFEGEAQLYINEDNLGDNALHSADQAARSRTIAVTRGDSFLSQHTARADFIKIDTQGAEQLVLTGMRKFIAASVPALTMIVEFSPNSLKRSGGSSSELLGLLTDLELYLYVFIEQSNTLLSCSLSQLLAWAKITEMDHDSEGFVNLVCSGKAIESSAALQVQHCADGKENELIDYLVASIYQPWDGSLCPPALFAQYLYFVEGWSVPEPWGIWSDGKRSVIRFSVSESVMTGTVHLAIKGRYYVEQGSTELIVNDKSLGVQDLSDYRVALAATDFFAPEVHIVLLHQGTESPFTRQGDDDKRELGFGLESLLWSLDSGGQDAS, encoded by the coding sequence ATGCCTAAATTGATTGATAATACGATGCTTCAGTGGCTCGCCAGACGTTTAGGTCTGGCGAGTTTATTAAGCTGCCCCTTATCTATTCCCGGCTTAGATTCATCCTTAAGGATGTTGGTGCATGGCGAGGCTGAGGAGCTGGTATCCAGGCAGATTAAAGCGCAAGGTATTTGGGAGCCGGGTGAGACTGCGCTACTAATGCATTTTTTACAGCCTGGTCATGTGTTTATTGATATAGGCGCCAATATCGGTTATTTCACGGTGCTGGCAGCGCAGCTGGTTGGTGAGCAAGGGCAGGTGATTGCTTTTGAGCCTGACCCTGATAACTTTTCTCTGCTGCAAAAAAATTGTCGGCTGAATAATAGTCGGGCGATAACGGCCAACGTAGCTCTGGCCGACTTTGAGGGAGAAGCGCAGCTGTATATCAATGAGGATAACCTGGGTGATAACGCGCTGCATAGCGCCGATCAGGCTGCCCGCTCAAGGACTATCGCCGTGACTCGGGGAGACAGCTTTTTAAGCCAGCACACAGCCAGAGCCGATTTTATAAAAATCGATACGCAGGGAGCGGAGCAGTTGGTGCTTACTGGTATGCGTAAATTTATTGCCGCCAGTGTCCCTGCCTTAACCATGATTGTAGAGTTCTCGCCGAATAGTCTTAAACGCTCTGGGGGTAGTTCTAGTGAGTTACTTGGCTTGTTAACTGATTTGGAACTGTATCTGTATGTCTTTATTGAGCAGAGCAATACCTTGCTCAGCTGCTCGCTATCGCAATTACTTGCTTGGGCAAAAATTACTGAGATGGATCATGACTCGGAGGGCTTTGTTAATTTAGTCTGTAGTGGCAAGGCGATCGAAAGCTCAGCGGCACTGCAAGTTCAACACTGTGCCGATGGCAAAGAGAATGAATTAATCGATTATCTGGTGGCAAGTATCTATCAGCCCTGGGATGGCTCTTTATGCCCCCCCGCATTATTTGCCCAATACCTCTATTTTGTTGAGGGCTGGTCTGTGCCTGAGCCCTGGGGAATTTGGTCTGACGGCAAACGCTCGGTGATTCGCTTCTCTGTTAGCGAATCTGTAATGACAGGGACGGTGCATCTGGCAATAAAGGGGCGCTACTATGTTGAGCAGGGCAGCACTGAACTGATAGTGAATGATAAAAGTTTGGGTGTGCAGGACCTGAGTGATTATCGTGTCGCGCTGGCTGCTACCGATTTTTTTGCGCCAGAGGTTCATATTGTGCTGCTACACCAAGGTACCGAGTCGCCTTTTACCCGGCAGGGGGATGACGATAAAAGAGAGTTGGGGTTTGGCCTGGAGTCTTTGTTATGGTCTCTGGATAGTGGCGGTCAGGATGCTTCGTAA
- a CDS encoding DUF7024 domain-containing protein: MRIYLHIGFPKTGSTAIQAHLVMNRQWLSSRGYALADTGHSEGYGHVQLFEDPALSLLDSLKQEIDQLQSQGIEHVILSFEGVVTLGRKKLEKIHAALSEHEIFIVAYIREQSEVVQSGYFQAAKQRPQKRIIADYHSNKKLITPKHINYQTTLEKFEGVFGREALIIHVYEKEALKEQDVVVDFLAILGLEKDDNFVKAATLQNISLDPGAVYLLNMLDGYFNDAEGREKLVDTLLTRIANEGAKGKYFLSRENTDYIREFYTASNRYVQQRYIKSSDYQDLFSYSKKTHCDNFEQFAAMGSETLEFLNQYNKFRSWQGVELTGKDLQSLASPADGWSSPEPWGVWSDNDESFLRFRLPVTTTSPFKHTLAITLTGDYFEGNDQTRVIINDQIDETVSLLEHEFRVSIPALDQYRTVEIKLCHQHPTSPADIGAGDDIRRLAYALKKLSYQVID, translated from the coding sequence ATGCGGATCTATTTACATATCGGTTTTCCAAAAACCGGCAGTACAGCCATTCAGGCTCATTTGGTGATGAACCGGCAATGGTTGAGTAGCCGGGGTTATGCGCTTGCCGATACCGGGCATTCAGAGGGTTATGGCCATGTGCAGCTATTTGAAGATCCGGCACTGTCGCTGCTGGATAGCTTAAAACAGGAAATTGACCAGTTGCAATCTCAAGGTATTGAGCATGTTATTTTATCATTTGAAGGCGTGGTAACCTTAGGTCGCAAGAAACTTGAAAAAATCCATGCGGCTTTATCGGAACATGAGATTTTTATCGTCGCCTATATTCGAGAACAGTCGGAAGTTGTGCAGTCGGGCTATTTTCAAGCGGCCAAGCAACGGCCCCAAAAAAGAATTATTGCGGATTACCATAGCAATAAAAAACTGATTACCCCAAAACATATTAATTACCAAACAACACTGGAGAAATTTGAAGGTGTTTTTGGTCGTGAAGCGCTGATAATCCATGTTTATGAAAAAGAGGCTTTAAAAGAGCAGGATGTCGTAGTTGATTTTCTCGCTATTCTGGGGCTTGAAAAAGACGATAACTTTGTTAAAGCAGCGACTTTGCAGAATATCAGTCTGGACCCTGGGGCTGTCTATCTGTTGAATATGTTGGATGGTTATTTCAATGATGCAGAAGGGCGAGAAAAACTGGTTGATACCCTGCTGACGCGCATTGCTAATGAAGGTGCCAAGGGTAAGTATTTTCTAAGCCGGGAAAATACCGACTATATTCGCGAATTTTATACCGCCTCTAACCGCTATGTTCAGCAGCGCTATATAAAAAGTAGTGACTATCAGGATTTGTTTTCCTACAGTAAAAAAACGCACTGTGATAATTTTGAGCAGTTTGCAGCGATGGGCTCTGAGACACTGGAGTTTCTAAACCAGTATAATAAGTTCCGTAGTTGGCAGGGGGTCGAGCTGACGGGCAAAGATTTACAGTCCTTGGCCTCTCCGGCTGATGGTTGGTCTTCTCCAGAGCCCTGGGGTGTATGGTCGGATAATGATGAATCTTTTTTACGCTTTAGATTACCGGTGACGACGACATCACCCTTTAAACACACTCTGGCTATTACATTGACCGGTGATTATTTTGAAGGCAATGACCAGACCCGAGTGATCATTAATGATCAAATCGATGAGACGGTGTCACTGCTAGAGCATGAGTTTCGAGTATCAATTCCGGCGCTGGATCAATATCGCACCGTGGAGATTAAGTTATGTCATCAGCATCCCACTTCGCCAGCGGATATCGGTGCGGGAGATGATATTCGACGACTGGCCTATGCCTTGAAAAAACTTAGCTACCAAGTCATAGATTAA
- a CDS encoding ABC transporter ATP-binding protein, whose amino-acid sequence MSQENSILVSVENVGICYQRMLRRSAGYWALKDVSFTIKRGETIGIIGGNGAGKSTLLRLLAGIISPDKGQISIPPSIRTQLLALQVGFDRDLSGRDNIIYSGMLLGKSRKEMHGLLDEIIAFADIGEFIHENVRTYSTGMCARLGFAISSNLSPDILLIDEVLGVGDSAFKEKSSTLLKERIASDQTVVLVSHQHDTLQELCDRLVWIEDGVSLQQGDPETVYAAYTASMNEKISASNSANTSNA is encoded by the coding sequence ATGAGCCAGGAAAACAGCATATTAGTTTCCGTAGAAAACGTTGGTATTTGCTACCAGCGGATGTTGCGACGTAGCGCCGGTTACTGGGCGTTAAAGGATGTTAGCTTTACCATTAAACGCGGTGAAACCATTGGTATCATCGGGGGCAATGGCGCAGGAAAAAGCACACTGTTGCGTCTGCTGGCTGGCATCATCAGCCCGGACAAAGGGCAGATAAGCATCCCGCCATCAATAAGAACACAATTACTGGCTTTACAGGTGGGCTTTGATCGCGACCTCAGCGGCCGCGACAATATTATTTACTCCGGTATGCTGCTGGGAAAAAGCCGCAAGGAAATGCACGGCTTACTCGATGAAATTATCGCCTTTGCGGATATTGGTGAATTTATTCATGAAAATGTTAGAACCTATTCTACCGGTATGTGCGCGAGACTGGGCTTTGCAATTTCCAGCAACCTGTCGCCGGATATTTTGCTGATTGATGAAGTACTAGGGGTGGGCGATAGCGCCTTTAAAGAAAAATCCAGCACACTGCTTAAAGAACGTATAGCCTCTGATCAAACCGTGGTATTGGTGTCACACCAACATGACACCTTGCAAGAACTCTGTGATCGATTGGTATGGATAGAAGACGGCGTATCACTGCAGCAAGGCGACCCGGAAACGGTATATGCTGCCTATACCGCATCCATGAACGAAAAAATCAGTGCCAGCAACAGCGCCAACACCAGCAACGCCTAA
- a CDS encoding radical SAM/SPASM domain-containing protein: protein MTTMTTHKLEETPWLFNIELTNRCPLKCVMCARTEHMTRAEGDISMELYTRIVDDLCEISPPRKMKNRLLRLHQFGESLVHPEFDSMIRYAADKGFRVALSINPVLLKPVIADRLLDSGIDSLYISLDGHDDESFFQLRGLKNAYDDSVARLEAFLAKKTERQLPIHIELSMIDFKLNRESIAKMHAYWEQHPGIDEFRNKEFMKWDGSADSVNALADDDTGRRIEETIEKRGGCSLPWNQMAVLWDGRVVPCCYDYDGKYTVGDVREKSLLEIWHDKPMQALREEFESKQVSNDLCKNCEFSPGSIPLTQLS, encoded by the coding sequence ATGACTACAATGACTACCCATAAATTAGAAGAAACTCCCTGGCTATTTAATATTGAGTTGACTAATCGCTGTCCGCTCAAATGTGTGATGTGCGCCCGAACCGAGCATATGACGCGGGCCGAAGGCGATATCAGCATGGAACTTTATACCCGTATTGTCGATGACTTATGCGAGATTTCCCCGCCGCGAAAAATGAAAAACCGCTTGCTCAGGTTGCATCAATTTGGCGAAAGCCTGGTGCATCCGGAATTTGACAGCATGATTCGCTATGCCGCTGACAAAGGTTTTCGCGTGGCGCTATCAATTAACCCTGTGTTGCTAAAGCCGGTTATTGCCGATCGCCTGCTCGATTCCGGCATTGATTCTTTGTATATCTCACTGGATGGTCATGATGATGAATCGTTTTTTCAACTCCGGGGTTTAAAGAATGCCTATGATGATTCGGTAGCGCGGCTGGAAGCTTTTCTGGCGAAAAAAACCGAGCGGCAATTGCCGATTCATATTGAATTATCCATGATCGATTTTAAGCTTAACCGTGAAAGCATTGCCAAGATGCACGCTTACTGGGAGCAGCATCCGGGTATTGATGAGTTTAGAAATAAAGAATTTATGAAATGGGATGGCTCCGCTGATTCAGTCAATGCTCTGGCCGATGATGATACCGGGCGGCGTATTGAAGAGACGATTGAAAAGCGCGGTGGTTGTTCTCTGCCATGGAATCAAATGGCGGTACTGTGGGATGGCAGGGTCGTGCCCTGTTGCTATGATTATGACGGCAAATATACCGTGGGTGATGTAAGAGAAAAGTCGTTGTTGGAAATTTGGCACGACAAGCCGATGCAGGCTTTACGCGAAGAGTTTGAGAGCAAGCAGGTAAGCAATGACTTGTGTAAAAACTGCGAATTTAGTCCGGGCAGCATTCCGCTGACCCAATTATCCTGA